In Thiothrix unzii, the sequence TACGAATACTTTGATGGGGATTGAGGGGCAGTTACACCAGTATTATTACGCGGCATGGCCTGCTATTCATGCGGAACTGGATTTTGGTAAGCGGGTACGTCGTCCGCCGAATAATCCGATCAATTGCTTATTGTCCTTCCTCAATCAGTTGGTTTACACCGTGGTGCGTCATGAAATCAGTAAAACGCATTTGGAAGAGACATTTAGCGTGTTGCATTCGCCGGGTTATGGGCGTGCCTCATTGAGTCTTGATCTAGCGGAACCGTTCAAGCCGGTGTTAACGGATATGTTGATTTTCCGCATGGTGCAACGGCGGATGTTGGATGACAGTTGGTTCGAGCAACATGATGCGGTGTGTTTACTAACAGAAACGGGGCGGCGCAATGTCGCTGAACAGTTTTCCTTGCGTTTGGAAGAGCATTATCAAGGGCACAGTTTCCGGCAATGGATCTACCGTGAGGCACTGGGGTTGGAACGAGAGGTATTGGGCGTAGCAGAATACGAAGCGTTTAAGCGGAGGGTGTGAATGTTCATGTTGATGACTTACGATGTCGAAGCCAAGCGTACCGAAAAATTCAAGAAGTTGTTGCGGCGTTATTTGAATCACGATCAATATTCGGTGTTCACCGGCGATATTACCGATGCGCAGGCAATCAAATTACGGCGTGAATTGAGCCAATTGATGATCCCCGGCGACCGCGTGACACAAATCAGTGCTGCCAATCGCCAAAATATCGAGGTGAATCATTTGTCCAAAAGCAGCTCTGGCAAAGGCGAGCTAAAACAGACACCGATAGATGACCACCGCCGTGACTTCTCAGTTTTGTAGCAACTTCACTCGCTACTGAAGCAAAAATCCCTGATGTTTGATGAACTCCCACCACATTTTCATGCTATGTTTAGGTCGTCTGTTTCAAGCAAAAGCACCCAAAATCCGCTTGAAATCAGGCGTTACGAATCCCCATGCGGGGTTATGAGTGTAAACGGTTTAATGCAATCTCCTAATTATGTTTAGTTACGAATCCCCATGCGGGGTTATGAGTATTGATTCACTACCTGTTGGCGGTTCTGATTCTGGTTACGAATCCCCATGCGGGGTTATGAGGTTGTTTTCTGTCTGCTGGTTGTTTTTGTTTATGGGTTACGAATCCCCATGCGGGGTTATGAGCTGTGATACTTCCCCCAGCAGGAGATGCAAGGAACGGGTTACGAATCCCCATGCGGGGTTATGAGCTGACGATCTCGTGACGGAAAAGCTGAAAAGCTCAGCGTTACGAATCCCCATGCGGGGTTATGAGGCGTAAAAGTGGTACTGTTTCGCGTAAAAGTGGTAGTTACGAATCCCCATGCGGGGTTATGAGAATTAACGACCGACGAAACCGCGCAACTGGCGCGGAGTTACGAATCCCCATGCGGGGTTATGAGCAGCGACAATTGCATCTTGGCGTTATCGCCATGCAGGTTACGAATCCCCATGCGGGGTTATGAGGACTAGCATTGATACGACCGCGCTTAGTTCGTACATGTTACGAATCCCCATGCGGGGTTATGAGAGTGCAAAACAATAGCGATTTGTCCGATAAAATTGGGTTACGAATCCCCATGCGGGGTTATGAGATTTCCGCGATTACTTACATAGTAGGATATTCAACCGGTTACGAATCCCCATGCGGGGTTATGAGAGTTTTTAAGGGACATTGGAGCCGACAAGGACGAAAGTTACGAATCCCCATGCGGGGTTATGAGGCACCGATGCGGGCAGCTTTGGGCGCAAACCAACAGGTTACGAATCCCCATGCGGGGTTATGAGCGTCAAGCGTGACCGGCTAACACTCGACAACCTGAAGTTACGAATCCCCATGCGGGGTTATGAGACGTCGCGGCTGAAATCATTGATGACTTCCACCTGGTTACGAATCCCCATGCGGGGTTATGAGTTTCCGCTGGCATTCTTTATCTCGATA encodes:
- the cas1 gene encoding CRISPR-associated endonuclease Cas1 — translated: METLFISREAQLRQHENTLQIKVGDQVRSLPIEKLSHVVLLAESRLNSRLLGLCGKHGVRLSVFDYYGYFKGAFEPYDHNPAGKVKLKQAELLLNTERRMSVAREVVRGAAHNMLANLRYHQYRGNEAVKQPIADMQKLVTTLPKALDTNTLMGIEGQLHQYYYAAWPAIHAELDFGKRVRRPPNNPINCLLSFLNQLVYTVVRHEISKTHLEETFSVLHSPGYGRASLSLDLAEPFKPVLTDMLIFRMVQRRMLDDSWFEQHDAVCLLTETGRRNVAEQFSLRLEEHYQGHSFRQWIYREALGLEREVLGVAEYEAFKRRV
- the cas2 gene encoding CRISPR-associated endonuclease Cas2 — its product is MFMLMTYDVEAKRTEKFKKLLRRYLNHDQYSVFTGDITDAQAIKLRRELSQLMIPGDRVTQISAANRQNIEVNHLSKSSSGKGELKQTPIDDHRRDFSVL